One segment of Segatella copri DNA contains the following:
- the argS gene encoding arginine--tRNA ligase, translating to MKIENEIISSVIAAVKELYGQDVPEKMVALQKTKSNFEGNLTLVVFPFLKMSKKKPEDTAQEIGEYLKKNCANVIADFNVVKGFLNLSIAPAAWVGLLNTINADPKFGEKPVTENSPLVMIEYSSPNTNKPLHLGHVRNNLLGWSLAQIMEANGNKVIKTNIVNDRGIHICKSMLAWLKWGNGETPETSGKKGDHLIGDYYVAFDKHYREEIAELKAQYMKEGMDEEAATEKAKVEAPLIKEAHEMLVKWENNDPEVRALWQKMNSWVYAGFDETYKMMGVSFDKIYYESNTYLEGKKKVEEGLKKGLFFRKDDNSVWADLTNEGLDQKLLLRSDGTSVYMTQDIGTADLRFKDFPIDKMIYVVGNEQNYHFQVLSILLDRLGFKWGKDLVHFSYGMVELPNGKMKSREGTVVDADDLMAEMIKDARQTSDELGKFKDMSEEERQEISRIVGLGALKYFILKVDARKNMLFNPEESIDFNGNTGPFIQYTYARIRSIMRKAAAEGIEISAELGADAPINEKEIDLIQKMNDFAAAVADAGNNYNPGGIANYCYELTKEFNQFYHDYSILNAESEAEKITRLVLAANVAKILKNGMSLLGIEVPERM from the coding sequence ATGAAGATAGAAAACGAAATCATCAGCTCGGTCATCGCTGCGGTGAAGGAGCTTTATGGTCAGGACGTACCTGAGAAGATGGTAGCCCTGCAGAAGACCAAGAGTAATTTCGAAGGTAACCTTACCCTCGTCGTATTCCCATTCCTCAAGATGTCAAAGAAAAAGCCTGAGGATACAGCACAGGAAATCGGCGAATACCTGAAGAAAAACTGCGCTAACGTTATCGCAGACTTCAATGTGGTTAAGGGTTTCCTCAACCTTTCTATCGCTCCTGCCGCTTGGGTAGGACTCTTGAATACCATCAACGCTGACCCTAAGTTTGGTGAGAAGCCAGTTACTGAGAACAGTCCGCTCGTCATGATTGAGTACTCTTCTCCTAACACCAACAAGCCTCTCCACCTCGGTCACGTTCGCAACAACCTCCTCGGCTGGTCATTGGCCCAGATTATGGAGGCTAACGGCAACAAGGTAATCAAGACAAACATCGTGAACGACCGTGGTATCCACATCTGTAAGTCTATGCTCGCCTGGCTCAAGTGGGGCAATGGCGAAACTCCTGAAACTTCCGGCAAGAAGGGCGACCACCTCATCGGTGACTACTATGTAGCCTTCGACAAGCACTATCGTGAGGAAATCGCAGAGCTCAAGGCTCAGTACATGAAAGAGGGCATGGACGAAGAAGCTGCCACAGAGAAAGCTAAAGTAGAGGCTCCGCTGATCAAGGAGGCTCACGAGATGCTCGTAAAGTGGGAGAACAACGACCCTGAGGTTCGTGCACTCTGGCAGAAGATGAACAGCTGGGTTTACGCTGGCTTCGATGAGACTTACAAGATGATGGGTGTAAGTTTCGACAAGATATATTATGAGTCAAATACTTACCTCGAGGGTAAGAAGAAGGTAGAAGAAGGATTGAAGAAGGGTCTCTTCTTCCGCAAGGACGATAACTCTGTTTGGGCAGACCTCACCAACGAGGGTCTCGACCAGAAACTCCTGCTCCGTTCAGACGGCACCTCTGTTTATATGACTCAGGACATCGGTACTGCCGACCTCCGTTTCAAGGATTTCCCTATCGACAAGATGATCTACGTAGTAGGTAACGAGCAGAACTACCACTTCCAGGTGCTCTCTATCCTGCTCGACCGTCTCGGCTTCAAGTGGGGTAAGGACTTGGTTCACTTCTCTTACGGAATGGTAGAGTTGCCTAACGGTAAGATGAAGAGCCGCGAGGGAACCGTAGTAGATGCAGATGACCTGATGGCAGAGATGATCAAGGATGCTCGCCAGACAAGCGATGAGCTTGGCAAGTTCAAGGACATGAGCGAGGAAGAGCGCCAGGAGATTTCACGCATCGTGGGTCTCGGAGCGTTGAAGTACTTCATCCTCAAGGTAGATGCCCGCAAGAACATGCTCTTCAACCCAGAAGAGAGTATCGACTTCAATGGTAATACAGGTCCTTTCATCCAGTATACCTACGCTCGTATCCGCAGCATCATGCGCAAGGCAGCAGCCGAGGGCATCGAGATTTCTGCAGAGTTGGGCGCAGATGCTCCTATCAACGAGAAGGAGATCGACCTCATCCAGAAGATGAACGACTTCGCAGCAGCCGTAGCCGATGCCGGCAACAACTACAACCCTGGTGGTATTGCTAACTACTGCTACGAGTTGACCAAGGAGTTCAACCAGTTCTATCACGACTACAGCATCCTGAATGCTGAGAGCGAGGCTGAGAAGATTACCCGTCTGGTTCTTGCAGCCAACGTGGCTAAGATTCTGAAGAACGGTATGTCTCTGCTCGGCATCGAGGTTCCAGAAAGAATGTAA
- a CDS encoding glycoside hydrolase family 2 TIM barrel-domain containing protein, whose protein sequence is MKQRLFVTLSLAGLAMATFGATKPKTAIKSLNKTTIQQPTYTEWHDLQVNAINRFPLHTNFFTYPADDWVSEKDGKIVSKDILHMNKTESKYFLSLDGTWKFNWVANADQRPTDFYKEDLDDSKWKTMNVPGNWEMNGFGDPEYVNNGFAWRGHFDQQPPAVPTKDNHVGSYRRIIDIPANWDGKQVVAHFGSVTSNIYLYVNGKFAGYAEDSKVAAEFDITPYLKKGKNLIAFQTFRWCDGSWDEDQDFWRLSGVARESYLFARDAKLHLEDIRVTPDLVNNYKDGVLNISTKVKGNGKLAFILFDKDGKQVATTTGVAKNGTANFSLQVANPQKWSAETPYLYTLQVSLMGAQKKDAMKAASMTPVKVGFRKVEIKNKQFLVNGQPVLIKGANRHEMDPDGGYVLSMERMIQDIKTMKRLNINAVRTCHYPDDPRWYELCDEYGIYVVAEANQESHGFQYGDDAAAKKPMFAKQIMERNQHNVSMYFNHPSVVTWSMGNETVMGDNFLQAYKWIKSQDQSRPVQYEQARRGEGTDIFCPMYYPVSACEKYAKDPNSPMPLIQCEYNHTMGNSGGNLKDYWDLIRKYPILQGGFDWDFVDQGLHRKVLKPMTIKNPEKMSNEELRKIEYCYGGDYNNYDPSDNNFNCNGIIGPDRQLNPHAYEVAYQYQNIWAKMVNAEKGEVSVYNEHFFRDLSNYALAWSLIEDGVETQNGTIADINVAAQQTKNFTIPYDLSKVKGKEVFLNIDFRLKKAEPLMEAGQIVAYAQLAVKEKKCCGHCADNMAKAQNGKKVKAKLIDKKGEQDITVTTPDLTVKVNRTTGLISEYTYRGKSLLGEGGTLKPNFWRAPTDNDFGAGLQKKFQVWKNPVMNLKYVSAEKDKKANTISICATYEMPEVKGELEIDYLIMPNTGAMKVSQEFDASDDAKVSDLFRFGMLMQLPYDMDKSTYYGRGPIENYSDREDCMRIGIYSDDADNQYFPYIRPQESGTKGDMRWWNQTDASGFGFQVKSCKPFYASAIHFDTEELDDGDDKDQRHSFNLKKSRFTNLFLDAEHSGVAGENSWGAWPLEKYRLHYGDKNFTFVLIPLDK, encoded by the coding sequence ATGAAACAGAGACTGTTCGTAACATTGAGTTTGGCAGGATTAGCAATGGCAACCTTTGGTGCAACCAAACCGAAGACTGCCATTAAGTCGTTGAATAAGACGACCATCCAACAGCCAACTTACACAGAATGGCACGACCTTCAGGTGAATGCCATCAATCGTTTTCCGTTGCACACCAATTTCTTCACCTATCCGGCAGATGACTGGGTTTCGGAGAAGGATGGTAAAATCGTGAGCAAGGATATCCTGCACATGAACAAGACGGAGAGCAAGTATTTCCTTTCGCTCGACGGAACCTGGAAGTTCAACTGGGTGGCTAATGCCGACCAGCGTCCTACCGACTTCTACAAGGAAGATCTTGATGATTCCAAATGGAAGACCATGAATGTTCCAGGCAACTGGGAGATGAACGGATTCGGCGATCCGGAGTATGTAAATAATGGTTTTGCATGGCGTGGACATTTTGACCAGCAGCCACCAGCAGTTCCTACCAAGGACAACCATGTTGGTTCTTACCGCCGTATCATCGACATTCCTGCCAACTGGGATGGCAAGCAGGTTGTAGCCCATTTTGGTAGCGTTACTTCCAACATATATCTCTATGTAAACGGCAAGTTTGCCGGTTATGCAGAGGATAGCAAGGTAGCTGCCGAGTTTGACATCACTCCTTATCTGAAGAAGGGCAAGAATCTGATTGCCTTCCAGACCTTCCGCTGGTGCGATGGTTCCTGGGATGAGGATCAGGACTTCTGGCGCTTGAGTGGTGTGGCTCGTGAAAGCTATCTCTTTGCCCGCGATGCCAAGTTGCATTTGGAGGATATCCGTGTTACTCCTGACCTTGTAAACAACTACAAGGATGGTGTGCTCAATATCTCTACCAAGGTAAAGGGTAATGGCAAATTGGCCTTCATCCTGTTCGACAAGGACGGCAAGCAGGTAGCAACCACTACTGGCGTAGCCAAGAATGGTACTGCCAATTTCTCTCTGCAGGTAGCTAATCCTCAGAAGTGGAGTGCCGAGACACCTTATTTATATACCCTGCAGGTTTCCCTGATGGGTGCTCAGAAGAAGGACGCTATGAAGGCGGCTAGCATGACTCCTGTCAAGGTAGGTTTCCGCAAGGTGGAAATCAAGAACAAGCAGTTCCTTGTCAACGGTCAGCCTGTGCTCATTAAGGGTGCCAACCGTCATGAGATGGACCCTGATGGAGGTTATGTATTGAGCATGGAGCGCATGATTCAGGATATCAAGACTATGAAGCGCCTGAATATCAACGCTGTCCGTACCTGCCACTATCCTGACGATCCACGCTGGTACGAACTCTGCGATGAGTATGGTATCTATGTGGTAGCTGAGGCTAACCAGGAGAGTCACGGTTTCCAGTATGGCGATGATGCTGCTGCCAAGAAACCGATGTTTGCCAAGCAGATTATGGAGCGCAACCAGCACAATGTTTCCATGTACTTCAATCATCCTAGTGTCGTAACCTGGAGTATGGGTAATGAGACTGTGATGGGCGATAACTTCCTGCAGGCTTACAAGTGGATCAAGAGCCAGGACCAGAGCCGTCCGGTTCAGTATGAGCAGGCTCGCAGAGGCGAGGGTACCGATATTTTCTGCCCTATGTACTATCCTGTAAGTGCTTGTGAAAAGTATGCGAAGGACCCTAACAGTCCGATGCCACTCATCCAGTGTGAGTACAACCATACTATGGGTAACTCAGGCGGTAACCTGAAGGATTACTGGGATCTGATTCGCAAGTATCCTATCCTCCAGGGTGGTTTCGACTGGGATTTCGTTGACCAGGGCTTGCACCGCAAGGTATTGAAGCCGATGACCATCAAGAATCCTGAGAAGATGAGCAATGAAGAGCTCCGCAAGATAGAATATTGCTACGGTGGTGATTACAACAATTATGACCCTAGCGACAACAACTTCAACTGCAATGGTATCATCGGTCCTGACCGTCAGCTCAATCCTCATGCCTACGAGGTAGCCTACCAGTATCAGAACATCTGGGCTAAGATGGTGAATGCAGAGAAGGGCGAAGTAAGTGTATACAATGAGCACTTCTTCCGCGATCTGAGCAACTATGCCTTGGCATGGAGCCTCATTGAGGATGGCGTGGAGACTCAGAACGGTACCATCGCTGATATCAATGTAGCTGCCCAGCAGACCAAGAACTTCACCATCCCTTACGACCTTTCTAAGGTAAAGGGCAAGGAGGTGTTCCTCAACATCGATTTCCGTCTGAAGAAGGCTGAACCTCTGATGGAGGCTGGTCAGATTGTGGCTTATGCCCAGCTGGCTGTGAAGGAGAAGAAGTGCTGCGGTCATTGTGCAGACAACATGGCTAAGGCTCAGAACGGCAAGAAGGTGAAGGCTAAGCTCATCGACAAGAAGGGCGAGCAGGATATCACCGTTACTACTCCTGATCTGACCGTGAAGGTGAATCGTACCACCGGTCTCATCTCTGAATATACCTATCGTGGCAAGTCGCTCCTCGGCGAGGGCGGTACCCTGAAGCCAAACTTCTGGCGTGCTCCTACCGATAATGATTTCGGTGCCGGCCTGCAGAAGAAGTTCCAGGTTTGGAAGAACCCTGTCATGAATCTGAAGTATGTATCTGCAGAGAAGGACAAGAAGGCAAACACCATCAGCATCTGTGCAACCTATGAGATGCCAGAGGTGAAGGGTGAGCTGGAAATCGATTATCTCATCATGCCTAACACCGGTGCGATGAAGGTAAGCCAGGAGTTTGATGCTTCTGATGATGCCAAGGTCAGCGATCTGTTCCGTTTCGGTATGCTGATGCAGTTGCCATACGATATGGACAAGAGCACGTATTACGGCCGTGGTCCTATCGAGAACTATTCTGACCGTGAGGACTGCATGCGTATTGGAATCTACAGCGATGATGCCGACAACCAGTACTTCCCATACATCCGTCCACAGGAAAGTGGTACCAAGGGCGATATGCGCTGGTGGAACCAGACCGATGCTTCCGGCTTCGGATTCCAGGTGAAGAGCTGCAAGCCATTCTATGCTTCTGCCATCCACTTCGACACCGAAGAACTGGATGATGGTGATGACAAGGATCAGCGCCACAGTTTCAATCTGAAAAAGTCAAGATTCACCAATCTCTTCCTCGATGCAGAGCATTCTGGTGTGGCTGGTGAGAACTCTTGGGGGGCATGGCCTTTGGAGAAATATCGCCTCCATTATGGCGATAAGAACTTCACTTTCGTGCTCATTCCATTAGATAAATAG
- a CDS encoding alpha-L-arabinofuranosidase C-terminal domain-containing protein codes for MRKAKIFAAALLAMSSLGAFAQHQFTVQANKPGAEIQPTMYGIFFEDINFGADGGLYAEMVENRSFEFPQRLMGWNTFGNVTLSDVKPAFDRNPHYVTLESAGAREKQTGLENRGFFGMGLKKDMKYDFTVYGRLHLIDGKQGKIRVELVNSKNNVIAKQVINITNNKWQKLTATLTSPQTDAKGLMRVYLEKGSESVDLDHISLFPEDNWNGLRADLVQDLADLKPGIFRFPGGCIVEGTDLDTRYEWKNSVGAPENRPLNENRWRDTFPHRLFPNYYQSLGLGFYEYFLLSEKIGAEPLPILSVGLACQYQNDDKDPNAYVAVKDLQSYIDDALDLIEFANGPVTSKWGKLRADMGHPAPFNLKQIGIGNEQWGPMYPERLQKFMEQIHAKYPKIKICGSSGPSADGKDFDYGWKQMRKLGVDMVDEHYYKSPEWFRSNASRYDKYDRKGPKVFAGEYAAHAENDPNSWEAALSEAAFMTGLERNADVVYQATYAPLFAHVEGWQWRPDLIWFDNLSSVRSANYYVQQLYGENKGTNVLKLTENGKAVAGENGLYATACFDKATKSYIVKIANTSNEAKEINVTFNGIKKLNPGKVTILHADDIQAENKIDNKNVVVPVVSDAQVQGNVLNVKMKPNSFVVYRF; via the coding sequence ATGAGAAAAGCAAAAATTTTCGCAGCAGCATTGCTGGCGATGTCTTCACTCGGAGCTTTCGCACAGCATCAGTTTACTGTTCAGGCTAACAAGCCTGGAGCAGAAATCCAGCCTACCATGTATGGTATCTTCTTCGAGGATATCAACTTCGGTGCCGATGGTGGACTTTATGCAGAGATGGTAGAGAACCGTTCCTTCGAATTCCCACAGCGCCTGATGGGATGGAATACATTCGGAAATGTAACCCTCAGCGACGTAAAACCTGCCTTCGACCGCAATCCTCATTATGTAACACTTGAGAGCGCAGGCGCACGTGAGAAGCAGACTGGTCTTGAGAACCGTGGCTTCTTCGGCATGGGCTTGAAGAAGGATATGAAGTACGATTTCACCGTATATGGCCGTCTTCATCTCATCGATGGCAAGCAGGGCAAAATTCGCGTAGAACTCGTCAATTCAAAGAATAATGTCATTGCCAAGCAGGTCATCAACATCACCAATAATAAATGGCAGAAGCTTACTGCTACCCTTACTTCTCCTCAGACCGATGCCAAGGGTTTGATGCGTGTTTATCTGGAGAAGGGTTCTGAGAGCGTAGACCTCGACCATATCTCTCTCTTCCCTGAGGACAACTGGAATGGTCTCCGTGCCGACCTCGTACAGGATTTGGCTGACTTGAAGCCAGGCATCTTCCGTTTCCCTGGCGGATGTATCGTAGAGGGAACCGACCTCGACACCCGTTATGAGTGGAAGAACTCTGTGGGTGCTCCTGAGAACCGTCCTCTGAACGAGAACCGCTGGAGAGATACCTTCCCACATCGCCTTTTCCCTAACTACTATCAGTCATTGGGCTTGGGCTTCTATGAGTATTTCCTCCTTTCAGAGAAGATTGGTGCTGAACCATTGCCTATTCTCTCTGTAGGTCTGGCTTGCCAGTATCAGAACGATGATAAGGATCCTAATGCGTATGTAGCAGTCAAGGATCTCCAGAGCTATATCGACGATGCACTCGACCTCATCGAGTTTGCCAATGGTCCTGTCACCTCTAAGTGGGGTAAGCTCCGTGCCGATATGGGTCATCCAGCACCATTCAATCTGAAGCAGATTGGTATCGGTAACGAGCAGTGGGGTCCGATGTATCCTGAGCGTCTGCAGAAGTTCATGGAACAAATTCATGCCAAGTATCCAAAGATCAAGATCTGCGGTTCATCTGGTCCATCTGCTGATGGAAAGGATTTCGACTACGGTTGGAAGCAGATGCGCAAGTTGGGCGTAGACATGGTGGATGAGCACTACTACAAGAGTCCAGAATGGTTCCGCAGCAATGCCAGCCGTTACGACAAGTACGACCGCAAGGGTCCTAAGGTCTTTGCCGGTGAGTATGCTGCTCATGCCGAGAATGATCCAAACTCTTGGGAGGCAGCCCTTTCTGAGGCAGCTTTCATGACCGGTTTGGAGCGTAATGCTGATGTGGTTTATCAGGCTACCTATGCACCTCTCTTCGCTCATGTAGAGGGATGGCAGTGGCGTCCGGACCTCATCTGGTTCGATAACCTCAGCTCTGTCCGTTCTGCCAACTACTATGTTCAGCAGCTCTACGGTGAGAACAAGGGTACCAATGTGTTGAAACTTACCGAGAACGGCAAGGCTGTAGCAGGCGAGAATGGTCTCTATGCCACCGCTTGTTTCGACAAGGCTACCAAGAGCTACATCGTAAAGATTGCCAACACCTCTAACGAGGCAAAGGAAATCAACGTAACCTTTAATGGTATCAAGAAGTTGAACCCAGGTAAGGTAACCATTCTCCATGCCGACGATATTCAGGCAGAAAACAAGATAGACAATAAAAATGTGGTTGTTCCTGTAGTATCAGATGCACAGGTTCAGGGCAATGTATTGAACGTGAAGATGAAGCCAAACAGCTTTGTTGTATACCGTTTCTAA
- a CDS encoding DUF4143 domain-containing protein, with protein MPCGNIQEDIILTYEDDFSKYKKRVNPDLLRTTMRGICHQAGEKLTYKQISADYQSSQIREAIRLLTLAGIVTPVVATSGNGIPLDAEADEKSMKVLFLDPGLLLAVLQLEGDLSQQLIELILAGTPQELVNKGGVTEMVAGLEMMRYKPCIQRQKMFYWEQKGKSVAEIDYLEIHNMKITPIEIKSGTQGGMKSLWLFMREKKLTEAFRCSLENFGSFDYIDKQDDNAIRHVTILPLYALSLLRSR; from the coding sequence ATTCCATGCGGAAACATCCAGGAAGACATCATTCTGACATACGAAGATGATTTCAGCAAGTATAAAAAGAGAGTCAACCCAGATTTACTGCGCACAACGATGCGTGGCATCTGTCATCAGGCAGGAGAGAAGTTGACATACAAGCAAATATCAGCAGATTATCAGAGTTCACAAATCAGAGAAGCCATCCGCCTGTTGACACTTGCAGGAATCGTTACTCCTGTGGTCGCTACCTCGGGCAATGGTATTCCGCTGGATGCGGAAGCTGACGAGAAAAGCATGAAGGTCCTCTTTCTGGACCCAGGATTACTGTTAGCCGTGCTTCAACTGGAAGGCGACCTGTCTCAGCAGCTCATAGAACTTATTTTAGCCGGCACTCCTCAGGAGCTTGTCAATAAGGGAGGCGTAACAGAAATGGTTGCCGGACTCGAGATGATGCGTTACAAACCATGCATCCAGCGCCAGAAGATGTTTTATTGGGAGCAGAAGGGGAAGAGTGTTGCCGAGATAGACTATCTGGAAATCCACAACATGAAGATTACCCCTATCGAAATCAAATCGGGCACTCAGGGCGGCATGAAGAGTCTCTGGCTATTCATGAGAGAGAAAAAGCTCACCGAAGCATTCCGTTGTTCCTTAGAGAATTTTGGATCATTTGATTACATTGACAAGCAGGACGATAATGCCATAAGGCATGTCACCATACTGCCTCTCTATGCATTATCCCTATTGAGAAGCCGTTGA
- a CDS encoding glutamine synthetase III family protein — MANLRFEVVADAFKKRPVEVKAPKVRPSEYFAKYVFNRQKMYKYLPSDVYEKLIDVIDNGTRLDRSIADAVAAGMKLWAEENGVTHYTHWFQPLTEGTAEKHDAFVEHDGKGGMIEEFSGKLLVQQEPDASSFPNGGIRNTFEARGYSAWDPTSPVFIIDDTLCIPTIFISYTGEALDYKAPLLRSLHTLSEAATEVCHYFYPQVKKVQTNLGWEQEYFLVDESLYSARPDLMLTGRTLMGHDSAKNQQMDDHYFGTIPERVQAFMKDLEVQALELGIPCKTRHNEVAPNQFELAPIYEECNLAVDHNMLLMSLMKRVAHKHGFRVLLHEKPFAGVNGSGKHNNWSLCTDTGVLLHAAGKTPEDNLRFVVFIVETLMGVYKHNGLLKASIMSATNAHRLGANEAPPAIISSFLGKQLTDLLDHIEKADKEELFALAGKKGMELDIPEIPELMIDNTDRNRTSPFAFTGNRFEFRAVGSEANCASSLIVLNAAVAEALEDFKARVDSLIAKGEDQTSAIIDIVREDIKTCKPIRFDGNGYSDEWKEEAQKRGLDCEASCPVVFDRYLDKESIEMFAKTNVMSESELKARNEVKWETYTKKIQIEARVMGDLSMNHIIPVATHYQSRLAKNVEGMIHIFGGEEGKKLTARNVKIIREIAERTEAIERGVEALVDARKVANKIESEREKAVAYHDTVAPKMEEIRYQIDKLELLVADELWTLPKYRELLFIR, encoded by the coding sequence ATGGCTAATTTGAGATTTGAGGTTGTAGCCGATGCCTTTAAGAAAAGACCTGTAGAGGTAAAGGCTCCCAAGGTGCGCCCTTCGGAGTACTTCGCCAAGTATGTATTCAACCGCCAGAAGATGTACAAGTATCTGCCATCTGATGTGTATGAGAAACTCATCGATGTGATAGATAACGGTACTCGTCTGGACCGTTCCATCGCTGATGCCGTGGCTGCCGGCATGAAGCTCTGGGCTGAGGAAAACGGGGTAACACATTATACTCACTGGTTCCAGCCATTGACAGAAGGTACTGCCGAGAAGCATGATGCCTTCGTGGAGCATGACGGAAAGGGTGGTATGATTGAGGAATTCTCTGGCAAATTGCTTGTCCAGCAGGAACCTGATGCCAGCTCATTCCCTAACGGCGGTATCCGCAATACCTTCGAGGCTCGTGGCTATTCTGCATGGGATCCAACATCGCCTGTGTTCATCATCGACGATACCCTCTGTATCCCTACCATCTTTATATCTTATACCGGTGAGGCTTTGGACTACAAGGCTCCATTGCTCCGCTCGCTCCATACTCTGAGTGAGGCGGCTACCGAGGTGTGCCACTATTTTTACCCTCAGGTGAAGAAGGTGCAGACCAATCTCGGATGGGAGCAGGAATACTTCCTGGTAGATGAGAGTCTCTATTCGGCTCGCCCTGACCTGATGCTCACAGGCCGTACCCTGATGGGACACGACTCCGCGAAGAACCAGCAGATGGACGACCACTATTTCGGAACAATCCCTGAGCGTGTGCAGGCTTTCATGAAGGATCTGGAAGTACAGGCGCTCGAACTCGGCATCCCTTGCAAGACCCGTCATAACGAGGTGGCACCAAACCAGTTTGAGCTGGCACCTATCTATGAGGAGTGCAATCTTGCCGTAGACCATAATATGCTCCTGATGAGTCTGATGAAGCGTGTGGCTCACAAGCACGGTTTCCGTGTGCTCCTTCACGAGAAGCCATTCGCTGGCGTCAACGGTTCGGGCAAGCACAACAACTGGAGTCTCTGCACCGATACCGGCGTACTGCTCCATGCAGCAGGCAAGACACCGGAGGACAATCTCCGCTTCGTAGTCTTCATCGTAGAGACCCTGATGGGTGTATATAAGCACAACGGACTGCTGAAGGCATCTATCATGAGCGCTACCAATGCGCACCGTTTGGGAGCCAACGAGGCTCCACCAGCCATCATCTCTTCATTCCTCGGCAAGCAGTTGACCGACCTCCTCGACCATATCGAGAAGGCAGACAAGGAAGAACTCTTCGCCCTGGCTGGCAAGAAGGGTATGGAGCTGGATATCCCTGAGATTCCGGAGCTGATGATTGATAATACCGACCGCAACCGTACCTCTCCATTCGCCTTCACCGGAAACCGTTTCGAGTTCCGTGCCGTAGGTTCAGAGGCCAACTGTGCGTCATCTCTCATCGTACTGAATGCTGCCGTAGCTGAGGCTCTCGAAGACTTCAAGGCTCGTGTAGATTCCTTGATTGCTAAGGGCGAGGACCAGACATCGGCTATTATAGATATTGTACGCGAGGATATCAAGACCTGCAAGCCTATCCGCTTCGACGGCAACGGCTATTCTGATGAGTGGAAGGAAGAGGCTCAGAAGCGAGGTCTGGACTGCGAGGCATCCTGCCCGGTAGTCTTCGACCGTTATCTGGATAAGGAAAGCATCGAGATGTTTGCCAAGACCAACGTGATGAGCGAGAGCGAGTTGAAGGCGCGCAACGAGGTGAAGTGGGAGACCTATACCAAGAAGATTCAGATTGAGGCTCGTGTGATGGGCGACCTGAGCATGAACCACATCATCCCTGTGGCTACCCACTATCAGAGCCGTCTGGCAAAGAACGTAGAGGGCATGATTCACATCTTCGGTGGCGAGGAAGGTAAGAAACTGACAGCCCGCAACGTGAAGATTATCCGTGAGATAGCCGAGCGCACCGAGGCAATAGAGCGTGGTGTAGAGGCATTGGTAGATGCCCGCAAGGTAGCCAACAAGATAGAGAGCGAGCGCGAGAAGGCAGTAGCATATCACGACACGGTAGCTCCAAAGATGGAGGAAATCCGTTATCAGATAGACAAGCTCGAGCTCCTGGTAGCCGATGAACTTTGGACTTTGCCAAAGTATCGTGAGCTGTTGTTCATCAGATAA
- a CDS encoding ATP-binding protein: MFNRTIIHELEQWKERRDRKPLMMLGARQVGKTSVLKKFGKDSFEHCAYFSLDEEEDVCDIFCKTKNPLQIIEQLSYLTSEPILPQKTLLILDEIQDCPEAISAMKYFCEKTPEYAVACAGSLQGLAFGHQGFSFPVGKVDHMNMYPVTFSEFLEQRDARLYQYYMSIDSLEPLPDVFFDRLLQAFTAYRISGEMPAVAMK, translated from the coding sequence ATGTTTAACAGAACGATTATTCACGAATTGGAGCAATGGAAAGAGCGTAGAGACCGCAAGCCATTGATGATGCTGGGAGCTCGACAAGTAGGCAAGACATCGGTGCTGAAGAAATTTGGAAAAGACAGCTTTGAGCATTGTGCTTATTTCAGTCTTGATGAAGAAGAGGATGTTTGTGATATCTTTTGCAAGACCAAGAACCCGCTGCAAATCATCGAGCAGTTGTCGTATCTTACATCCGAGCCAATCTTGCCTCAAAAGACTTTGCTTATCCTTGATGAGATACAGGATTGTCCGGAAGCCATTAGTGCCATGAAATATTTCTGCGAAAAGACCCCCGAGTATGCTGTGGCTTGTGCCGGTTCGCTCCAGGGGTTGGCTTTTGGGCATCAGGGATTTTCGTTTCCAGTGGGAAAGGTGGATCACATGAACATGTATCCTGTTACTTTTTCTGAGTTTCTGGAACAGCGTGATGCCAGACTCTATCAGTATTATATGTCGATAGATAGTTTGGAACCACTTCCTGATGTGTTTTTCGACCGTCTCTTGCAAGCCTTTACCGCCTATCGTATTTCTGGTGAAATGCCGGCAGTGGCTATGAAATAG